A window from Sordaria macrospora chromosome 2, complete sequence encodes these proteins:
- a CDS encoding 40S ribosomal protein eS1 codes for MAVGKNKRLSKGKKGLKKKTQDPFARKDWYGIKAPAPFNVRDVGKTLVNRTTGLKNANDALKGRIFEVSLADLQKDEDHSFRKVKLRVDEIQGKNCLTNFHGLDFTSDKLRSLVRKWQTLIEANITVKTTDDYLLRLFAIAFTKRRPNQIKKTTYAASSQIRAIRRKMTEIIQREASSCTLTQLTSKLIPEVIGREIEKATQGIYPLQNVHIRKVKLLKQPKFDLGSLMALHGESGSDEAGQKVEREFKETVLESV; via the exons ATGGCTGTTGGCAA GAACAAGAGATTgtccaagggcaagaagggtCTTAAGAAGAAGACCCAGGACCCCTTCGCCCGCAAGGACTGGTACGGCATCAAG GCCCCTGCGCCTTTCAACGTCAGAGA TGTCGGCAAGACCCTGGTCAACCGCACCACCGGTCTCAAGAACGCCAACGATGCTCTGAAGGGCCGCATCTTCGAGGTCTCTCTCGCCGACCTCCAGAAGGATGAGGACCACTCCTTCCGCAAGGTCAAGCTCCGTGTCGATGAGATCCAGGGCAAGAACTGCCTGACCAACTTCCACGGTCTCGACTTCACCTCCGACAAGCTCCGCTCGCTCGTCCGCAAGTGGCAGACTCTCATTGAGGCCAACATCACCGTCAAGACCACCGACGACtatctcctccgcctcttcgCCATTGCCTTCACCAAGCGCCGCCCCAACcagatcaagaagaccacCTATGCTGCCTCTTCTCAGATCCGCGCCATCCGCCGCAAGATGACCGAGATCATCCAGCGCGAGGCTTCCAGCTGCACCCTCACCCAGCTCACCTCCAAGCTCATCCCCGAGGTCATCGGCCGCGAGATTGAGAAGGCTACCCAGGGCATCTACCCCCTCCAGAAC GTCCACATCCGCAAGGTCAAGCTGCTCAAGCAGCCCAAGTTCGACCTCGGCTCTCTCATGGCTCTCCACGGCGAGTCTGGCTCCGACGAGGCTGGCCAGAAGGTCGAGCGTGAGTTCAAGGAGACCGTTCTCGAGTCCGTATAA